In Sulfitobacter sp. W027, a single window of DNA contains:
- a CDS encoding glycosyltransferase family 2 protein, producing MSNLRLKLPAPRMAAAPAGRMRLGQHLIAAGAIGPADLLHGLELQRRIDTPLGEVLAAEGLVSSEDIVRALARQYGAQPVDLIRSPSDPRLSVKIPLALCLRFGAVPWLELGDRLLVATGRPGDFTQLCDALGERGETLMLVIADPQQVQAQIGRLYAADLAHQAVSRVPDAESCRNWGAGSGKHQYLPGGILMALTTLLVLYPSMFLALALIWAALTLLLTSGLKAAALWASLTCPRPSPTRPSIKDLKGFRLPRVSVLVPLLREKEIAQALIARLSRLTYPKSLLEVVLVLEANDSLTRDTIARTPLPPWISVIEVPDTGTLKTKPRALNYALDFCRGSIIGVWDAEDAPEPDQIEQIVTRFHDAPDNVACLQGVLDFYNSRSNWIARCFAIEYATWWRMVLPGVARLGLVVPLGGTTLFFRRDILERLGAWDAHNVTEDADLGLRLARRGYVTELMPTATYEEANCRLWPWVRQRSRWLKGYLITWCVHMRRPRTLAKDLGLMRFIGVQAIFLATFSQFALAPLLWSLWLSFFGLHHPVTDCLTPPLMTAIFTLFILSELLNLCTSAIAVSKRGHRHLLPWVITLPLYFTLGAIAALKALYELYRSPHYWDKTAHGSAMPLSKTRRKVRTKNLPRGGPLPASTGS from the coding sequence ATGAGCAACCTTCGTCTGAAACTCCCAGCACCGCGTATGGCCGCTGCCCCCGCCGGTCGGATGCGGCTGGGTCAGCATCTGATTGCGGCAGGTGCGATTGGGCCCGCTGATCTGCTGCATGGGCTCGAATTGCAACGCCGGATCGACACCCCTTTGGGTGAGGTTCTGGCCGCCGAGGGGTTGGTCTCATCCGAAGACATCGTCAGGGCCCTCGCACGGCAATATGGCGCGCAGCCTGTGGATCTGATCCGCAGCCCCTCTGACCCGCGCCTTTCAGTAAAGATCCCCCTCGCCCTTTGCCTGAGGTTCGGCGCGGTTCCTTGGTTGGAACTTGGCGACCGACTGCTGGTGGCCACAGGGCGACCGGGCGATTTTACCCAGCTTTGCGATGCTTTGGGCGAGAGGGGGGAAACCTTGATGCTTGTCATCGCCGACCCGCAACAGGTGCAGGCCCAGATCGGCAGGCTCTATGCGGCCGACCTTGCGCATCAAGCAGTAAGCCGCGTGCCTGATGCCGAGAGCTGTCGCAACTGGGGCGCAGGCAGCGGAAAACATCAGTATCTGCCGGGCGGTATTTTGATGGCTCTCACGACGCTGCTGGTTCTCTATCCATCAATGTTCCTTGCGCTCGCCCTGATCTGGGCTGCGCTCACCTTGCTTTTAACCAGTGGCCTGAAGGCGGCGGCGCTTTGGGCGTCTCTGACCTGTCCGCGCCCATCGCCGACGCGACCAAGTATCAAAGATCTAAAAGGTTTTCGCCTGCCCCGCGTTTCTGTACTTGTGCCCCTGCTGCGTGAGAAAGAGATCGCGCAGGCGCTCATCGCCCGGCTTTCACGGCTGACCTACCCAAAGTCGCTTTTGGAAGTGGTTCTGGTGTTGGAGGCGAACGACAGTCTCACGCGCGACACGATTGCGCGCACCCCTCTGCCGCCGTGGATCAGCGTTATCGAAGTGCCTGATACAGGGACGCTGAAGACCAAACCCCGCGCCCTTAACTACGCGCTCGACTTCTGCCGCGGCAGTATCATCGGCGTCTGGGATGCGGAGGATGCGCCGGAGCCGGACCAAATCGAGCAGATCGTGACCCGCTTCCATGACGCCCCCGACAACGTCGCCTGTCTGCAGGGGGTTTTGGATTTCTACAACAGCCGCAGCAATTGGATAGCCCGTTGTTTCGCCATTGAATATGCCACCTGGTGGCGGATGGTCCTGCCCGGTGTGGCCCGGCTGGGGCTGGTCGTCCCCTTGGGTGGGACGACCCTGTTTTTTCGGCGGGATATCCTTGAGCGCCTCGGCGCATGGGACGCGCATAATGTGACCGAGGATGCTGATCTGGGCCTCAGACTGGCGCGACGCGGCTATGTCACCGAGCTTATGCCCACCGCCACCTATGAAGAGGCCAACTGCCGCCTCTGGCCATGGGTTCGGCAAAGGTCGCGTTGGCTCAAAGGGTATCTCATTACATGGTGCGTCCATATGCGCAGACCGCGCACCCTGGCAAAAGACCTAGGGCTGATGCGGTTCATCGGCGTCCAGGCGATCTTCCTCGCCACATTCTCGCAATTCGCCCTCGCCCCGCTTCTCTGGTCGCTTTGGTTGAGCTTCTTTGGGCTGCATCACCCGGTCACCGATTGCCTGACACCCCCGTTGATGACAGCGATCTTCACGCTCTTCATTCTGTCGGAACTGCTCAACCTTTGCACCTCAGCTATCGCAGTATCAAAGCGCGGGCATCGGCATTTACTGCCTTGGGTCATCACTCTGCCGCTCTATTTTACTTTGGGGGCTATCGCCGCCCTCAAGGCACTTTATGAGCTCTATCGCAGCCCGCATTATTGGGACAAAACCGCCCATGGCAGCGCCATGCCTCTTTCAAAGACGCGTAGAAAAGTCAGAACTAAAAATCTTCCTCGCGGCGGGCCGCTTCCTGCTTCAACCGGGTCATGA